A window of Rhizophagus irregularis chromosome 9, complete sequence genomic DNA:
ATATTATTTTGTCTTACTTCGATCGGAATCgtcattaatttatatagtatataggCAATATTCAGTATAAATAATACTGAAATTACtgaaataataagaatttttaattaggaacttttgctaaaataataatttttttctaaaaatcgGACAATTATTTTCGTCTTACTTGATCGTATAATCAACTAATCATTTCCAGGAATTGTTTCATTTTCCCACATGATTACAATCATTTTAAGTAACTCATTGttgatactttttttatatgtcTTAGTGTTAAATACATGAAAATTATCttgatttctttctttttttatttcaaaaaaaaatctaaaaataagaatgtctaaaaaaaaaaatattaggtttcaaaaaaaaaaaaggatattttgataaaagtaaattactaaattaatacaaattcgaaactttaatttaatgaaatcaGGTTTGTTTACCGGTTCATACATACATGATTTATAGGATAAAATTCTTGGCATAATTCATTGGAAACAAAGGgtcaaccaataaaatttagtttttgCTTTTTGAATCATGAAATATTCGGTTATTTTTAGACAGGTCGGTTAaatcttctttattttatcGTAAATAGCCGACTTGCCAAGACATTGGGGGAGTTACTCTAAATAGTGAAGATCGTTAAACCAATTACgtaactaaaattaaataaacaaaaacagtaaaatcaatgaaaatccaaatcataacaatttattttatgtaaccAAAGTCACCAAAGTCCACATAATTTAAATGGAATGATTTTGTATAGCGCGGAATTATCGAGAAAAATCCTTCTTTTAAAGATAGATCAATGTTTCATCAGTGTACAATTTGCGGagtatttacttaataaaaagtaaattaaaatttgattctcTAACCTTTGAAGTGAATAATGTTAATTTGTCAtacaatatacaaatataaataataaaattatacatatctTTGATTATAccctggtttttttttttagttgtaaCACTTGTAACACTTGTAACACTGACGCTAAAAGTCAATCAactaattatagtaaaatcaactaattatatttaaatttatttataactattaaaagaaaaaaaaaatgaatataaaatagcagtttttttgataaagagaatttttttccttctctataaaattacattattataatataataattgatttttgttGTGATAAAAAAGAGGatgaatattaaattgattttatctGCATTCCTCGTTGGaggattaattttattaaatgaacaaGTCAATGTTAATGCTTTTCCTACATCCCCATTACGAGGTATCAAAAACTAACCATTctttactttaaattatacaCGTAtgaatttgtattatattaagTTCTCTTAATCCTTCCTTGTCTATAGCACGCCAAGATCCAGGTGTGGGGGGAACATGGAAAGTTGTTGGAAAGTAagtgtttatttatttatttgtaataaaatttctttacatatgaagttcataatattaacaatatttcttttttgtattatagATCCGGTGTCAATGCCATGCATGCCGTCTTAGTGTCTCCAAGAAAAGTTGTATTCATAGACAAACGTAAGCTTTCAAATttgtttacattttattttgtttttacaattatttagtcttttccttttttgctctttttatttaaatagttgAAGAAAATGCGTTGAAGAGACCGGATGGTGCTGCTGCAATATCATCAGAATATGATTTAGATACAAATGAGGTTAAACCGCTCGGAATTTACACAAATACGTTTTGTTCGGCAGGATCATGGTTAGGAAATGGAACTTTAGTTGAAGTGGGGGGTGATGTTGGTGGTGATAATTATCGTATTGGTATACAAACGCTTCGTTTATATGATACTGCCGTTGGAGATTGGGTTGAATTAGAAGGAATTGTTCCATCTAATAGATGGTATCCAGCCATGTTGACCTTACCTAACGGTAATGTAATGGTCTTAGGAGGTTCAACCGCAGGCACAGGTAAAAGTAAACCGGAAATAAATAATCCAACTTACATGATCTATCCACCTCCAAGTGGAACATTGGTAGACGTGCCATTAGACTTTTTAACTACCACATTACCATATAATCTTTATCCAATGGTACATATAATTCCAAATGCTGACGGAAAAACGCTTCTTTTCATGTTTGCTAATCAAATGGGAATAAGTTATGATCTTGATGCTGGTAAAACTGTTACAAACTATCCAAATATTCCTGGTGGTGTCATTCGCTCATATCCATTAACTGCCAGTTCTGTAATGTTACCACTTTCACCTACGGATAATTATAATCCAACGATCATGATTTGTGGTGGTAGTAAAACTTTTGAAATTACAGCACCAGCTGAAGCTTCTTGTGGAAGGTTAGAATTATCTACTGCGAATGCTGCATGGGAAATGGATAATTTCGGTGGTCAAGGACGTATTATGCCTGATTCTACCATTTTAGTAGATGGATCCATATTATTCGTCAATGGTGCTGCGACTGGCATGGCTGGTTTTCGCAAAGGTGCAGGCATAACCGCTATATTTGTTAACGAAGATCCCGTCCTTACCCCATTTCGTTATGATCCATTTGCTAAAACGTATACTACTCTTGCTCCATCCACTATACCAAGAATGTATCATTCTATTTCTACTTTGGTACCTGATGGTACTGTGCTTATCGCTGGAAGTAATCCACAACCTAAAGTCGatcttaatgaaaaatatccaACTGAGTGagtttacctttttttttttattttaaaaatcatttaaataaaaaattctaacctttctttctttcttttagaTACCGCGTTGAAATTTTCTCTCCCCCTTATCTTTTTACACAAAGTTCTCGGCCAGTTATTATTTCTCTTCAATCTACTCAAATTGATAATAACAgaattaatgtaaattatgGACAAGAAGTTACTATGGTAGTACAAATTAAACCTGATGGTACCACTCCAAGTTTAAAAGCTTCAATTATACATCATGGTTTCATCACACATTCACAAAATTTCAGTCAGCGATATGTTTATCTTGAAATTACAGAAATGGCGGCTGATCAAACAACAGCTGatcaatatattgtaaaaCTTAAATTACCTCCAAATCCTACAATAATTGCTCCTGGTCCTTCTTACATATACGTTTTCAATAATGATTCTCCTCCTCAAACTGGTGTTCCAGTTTTACTTTCTCAAGCAGCAGCagcttaaaataaaaaattaaaaggatATTTGAAGGAAAAAAGGAATTTTGATCGCATAAAAAAGAAGACATTTTTCATATAGATACAAATGCCCATGTTACATGAATTAAATAGcatataatagttataatgaaatattatttttagacataatttaataaaatatattagagatgtatcaataatataaataaacaacgTTTAATAATACTGTATCACGTTAATTTATATTGCAGACCTGTAATCCGTTTTATATATTCcgtcttttttccgtaaaagacTCAtgtttccggaattaataaaaggctcatttttatagataaaattttttataggggcaCCTCGCATCATGTATCAAGTGTGTCGTGTCATGTGCCAACTAATCTACGTCAAgaaatttttaggtagatcGGCCGTATGCGTAGAATGTTGAAAATACCATGTGTTTCGCCTGTTTCGCCACATGGTATTTGGAAAATAATGGAACTATCCAGATTTCCACAATATTTGATGGGATTTCCATGTGGATTTTacgtgaaaaaaattttctgatgcaCAAGTATTAAAATGTACAGTATACTTTATAACCGAGATAACTGAAATCTAACATTAAAAAAGCAATGGATGTTAAGATTAACATAAGGctctaatttattaaaactttctCCTAATACTAATAGTGTAGCAACCAGctgattaaaaatatttacaagtaaaatgataaatctgaaatattttaaccataTAAAACTAACGTATAAGCGCTACTGAACTTTATCATCACGCATAGCCaatcggaatttttttataaaagccCTAACAAGTAACGTGAAAAGGTAAATTAACCagttaaaaaacttttttaattttataaggaGATTTATCAGTTATGCTTGAAAAAAGTGCGTGAGCTCTAGGGATGGAAAAAGTTCGGGTTGAGCGACTTGAGTCGGTTCGTTCCATTTGGTTTGGTACATCtgttttgataaattttgatatgtACTGACTCGGA
This region includes:
- a CDS encoding uncharacterized protein (CAZy:AA5; SECRETED:cutsite_VNA-FP; SECRETED:prob_0.8361); SECRETED:SignalP(1-26), producing MNIKLILSAFLVGGLILLNEQVNVNAFPTSPLRARQDPGVGGTWKVVGKSGVNAMHAVLVSPRKVVFIDKLEENALKRPDGAAAISSEYDLDTNEVKPLGIYTNTFCSAGSWLGNGTLVEVGGDVGGDNYRIGIQTLRLYDTAVGDWVELEGIVPSNRWYPAMLTLPNGNVMVLGGSTAGTGKSKPEINNPTYMIYPPPSGTLVDVPLDFLTTTLPYNLYPMVHIIPNADGKTLLFMFANQMGISYDLDAGKTVTNYPNIPGGVIRSYPLTASSVMLPLSPTDNYNPTIMICGGSKTFEITAPAEASCGRLELSTANAAWEMDNFGGQGRIMPDSTILVDGSILFVNGAATGMAGFRKGAGITAIFVNEDPVLTPFRYDPFAKTYTTLAPSTIPRMYHSISTLVPDGTVLIAGSNPQPKVDLNEKYPTEYRVEIFSPPYLFTQSSRPVIISLQSTQIDNNRINVNYGQEVTMVVQIKPDGTTPSLKASIIHHGFITHSQNFSQRYVYLEITEMAADQTTADQYIVKLKLPPNPTIIAPGPSYIYVFNNDSPPQTGVPVLLSQAAAA